The following are from one region of the Streptomyces tuirus genome:
- a CDS encoding ATP-binding protein produces MTGAGRHKNRSRGELIRQRTRARFVGRRAQLSLFAENLAKDPHTEEDPAEFLFHVRGVGGVGKSTLLRQWQEAARRAGAVTATVDEGDVHGVQQALAELARQLAAQAGPLKEYDRAAEQYRREHEAAAEPVPESDASVSSRVVAQAALGAVSLIPGAGPVTAMASPDAAAQGLDRLRSGARARGRRPRASDAAEVSRAFVSELGRLCGRHPWVVLFLDTWEVTGRYLDGWLRHLVQDAFGPLPANVMVVLAGRDELAEREWAPLRALVADVPLEVFTAAETRALLAARGVTEPDAVEAVLHLSMGLPLLVELLAFTRPAAAGDVSADGDVADAAVARFVQWITDAQQRETVLACAFAPQLNEDVFAAAVPPEARGLWPWLCGQPFVSGRGDFKQYHAVVRASMLRQQRSHSPRRWAATHGRLAEAHAAWRADAERSLPESKRWGDAGWRRHRLDETYHRLCAQPAAHLPVALREAVHAAGQDAEILQRWTDSFAQAARDSADPALLTWACRLQQAVAGADPLLAVLEALLAHGGLDTATRAWAHTYRGRHFYLTDRDDAAGEALDLAVATDPRNARAWAYRGDLHRWLDHTEEALSDLTTALTLDPAHAWTLARRGEVHVLAGRHEEALADLTAALALDPTLARAVAARGEVHRAADRHEEALRDFTAALDLDPGSADHVLPARGLVHRETGRHDAAIADLTAALAIDPTNAWARGQRGLAYGDVGRHDDAVADFTAVLEHDGSLAWALAERGVAHRAAGRPAEAIADLTAAADLDPPYAWALAQRGETHRRSGHHDLAVADFTSALEINPSYAWALSRRGEAHREAGRFDEAVADFTAALDIEPSSMWTLASRGQAHREAGRLDEAVTDLTAALAVDATMSWALAERGQAHRQAGRYDEAVADFTAALAVDPAYTWAQVRRGEAHRLAGRYDEAIADLTAVLEREPDRDWVLAERGAAYREAGRYDEAVADLTAALALDPAYTWALVNRGQAHRETGRLDEAIADLTAALEQSPTHVAALLERGEAHRQSGRPEEAVADFTTVLDRDPALPWALARRAIALREAGHHARARTDLEQALAAEPDHPGILFEKVMLSTLTSGFEVCRDQWTELLNGPAVSDEGDATRFFGLFRALLLDVEDRVEDATETFLRTGPDCDAVTDLLGYLAELSAVDGTPAERARRSRRLVLERTRG; encoded by the coding sequence ATGACGGGGGCGGGGCGTCACAAGAACCGGTCGCGGGGGGAGCTGATCCGGCAGCGCACACGCGCACGCTTCGTGGGCCGCAGAGCGCAGTTGTCGCTGTTCGCGGAGAACCTGGCGAAGGACCCGCACACCGAGGAGGACCCGGCCGAGTTCCTCTTCCACGTGCGGGGAGTGGGCGGAGTGGGCAAGTCCACGCTGCTGCGCCAGTGGCAGGAGGCGGCGCGGCGCGCGGGCGCCGTGACCGCGACGGTGGACGAGGGCGATGTCCACGGCGTGCAGCAGGCCCTGGCCGAGCTCGCACGGCAACTGGCCGCACAGGCGGGGCCGCTCAAGGAGTACGACCGGGCGGCCGAGCAGTACCGCAGGGAGCACGAGGCCGCCGCCGAGCCGGTGCCGGAGAGCGACGCCTCGGTGTCGAGCAGGGTCGTCGCGCAAGCCGCTCTCGGAGCCGTGTCGCTCATACCGGGGGCCGGACCCGTCACCGCGATGGCCAGCCCCGACGCCGCGGCCCAGGGTCTGGACCGGCTCCGCTCCGGTGCCCGGGCCCGCGGCCGTCGTCCCCGCGCGAGTGACGCGGCCGAGGTGAGCCGGGCGTTCGTCTCCGAACTCGGCCGGCTCTGCGGCCGCCATCCGTGGGTGGTGCTGTTCCTCGACACCTGGGAGGTGACCGGCCGCTACCTCGACGGGTGGCTGCGCCACCTGGTGCAGGACGCCTTCGGGCCGTTACCCGCCAACGTCATGGTGGTTCTGGCCGGGCGCGACGAACTCGCGGAACGGGAATGGGCGCCGCTGCGGGCCCTCGTGGCCGACGTCCCGCTGGAGGTGTTCACCGCCGCGGAGACCAGGGCGCTGCTCGCCGCGCGGGGCGTGACGGAACCCGACGCGGTGGAAGCGGTGCTCCACCTGTCGATGGGACTGCCCCTGCTGGTCGAACTCCTGGCGTTCACCAGGCCCGCCGCGGCCGGTGACGTGAGCGCCGACGGGGACGTGGCCGACGCGGCGGTGGCCAGGTTCGTGCAGTGGATCACCGACGCGCAGCAGCGGGAGACGGTCCTGGCGTGCGCCTTCGCCCCCCAGTTGAACGAGGACGTCTTCGCCGCCGCGGTGCCGCCCGAGGCGCGTGGGCTCTGGCCGTGGCTGTGCGGGCAGCCGTTCGTCAGCGGCCGCGGCGACTTCAAGCAGTACCACGCCGTGGTGCGCGCCAGCATGCTGCGTCAGCAGCGTTCCCACTCCCCTCGGCGCTGGGCCGCCACGCACGGACGGCTGGCCGAGGCGCACGCCGCCTGGCGCGCCGACGCCGAGCGGAGCCTTCCCGAGTCCAAGCGGTGGGGTGACGCCGGGTGGCGCAGACACCGGCTGGACGAGACCTACCACCGGCTGTGCGCGCAGCCCGCCGCCCACCTGCCCGTCGCGCTGCGGGAGGCCGTTCACGCCGCGGGCCAGGACGCGGAGATCCTCCAGCGATGGACCGACAGCTTCGCGCAGGCCGCCCGCGACAGCGCCGATCCGGCGCTGCTCACCTGGGCGTGCCGACTCCAGCAGGCCGTCGCCGGTGCCGATCCGCTGCTCGCCGTCCTGGAGGCGTTGCTGGCCCATGGCGGGCTGGACACCGCCACCCGGGCCTGGGCCCACACCTACCGCGGCCGGCACTTCTATCTGACCGATCGTGACGACGCGGCCGGAGAGGCGCTGGACCTGGCCGTCGCCACCGATCCGCGCAACGCCCGGGCCTGGGCCTACCGCGGTGACCTGCACCGCTGGCTCGACCACACAGAGGAAGCCCTCAGCGATCTCACCACCGCGCTCACCCTGGATCCCGCGCACGCCTGGACCCTGGCCCGACGAGGTGAGGTCCATGTGCTGGCGGGCCGGCACGAGGAGGCCCTCGCCGATCTGACGGCCGCCCTCGCGCTCGATCCCACCCTGGCGCGGGCCGTCGCGGCCCGGGGCGAGGTCCACCGTGCGGCGGACCGTCATGAGGAGGCGCTGCGGGACTTCACGGCGGCTCTCGACCTCGATCCCGGCAGCGCCGACCACGTGCTGCCCGCGCGTGGGCTCGTGCACCGGGAGACGGGCCGTCACGACGCTGCCATCGCCGATCTCACGGCGGCCCTGGCGATCGACCCGACGAACGCGTGGGCCCGTGGTCAGCGCGGGCTGGCGTACGGGGACGTGGGCCGTCATGACGACGCCGTGGCCGATTTCACCGCTGTCCTCGAACACGACGGGTCGCTCGCCTGGGCCCTCGCCGAGCGGGGCGTGGCCCACCGGGCGGCGGGCCGCCCGGCCGAGGCCATCGCGGACCTCACGGCCGCGGCGGATCTCGACCCCCCGTACGCCTGGGCTCTCGCCCAGCGAGGCGAGACCCATCGCCGCTCCGGCCACCACGACCTGGCCGTCGCGGACTTCACGTCGGCTCTCGAGATCAACCCCTCCTACGCCTGGGCGCTCAGCCGGCGCGGTGAGGCCCACCGGGAGGCGGGCCGCTTCGACGAGGCCGTCGCCGACTTCACCGCCGCACTGGACATCGAGCCGTCGTCGATGTGGACGCTCGCGTCCCGCGGCCAGGCGCACCGCGAAGCCGGCCGGCTCGACGAGGCGGTCACCGACCTGACGGCCGCCCTGGCGGTCGATGCCACCATGTCGTGGGCCTTGGCCGAGCGCGGCCAGGCGCATCGTCAGGCCGGGCGGTACGACGAGGCGGTGGCGGACTTCACGGCGGCACTGGCGGTCGATCCCGCTTACACGTGGGCCCAGGTGCGGCGCGGTGAGGCGCACCGCCTGGCCGGCCGGTACGACGAGGCGATCGCCGATCTCACCGCCGTTCTGGAGCGCGAGCCGGACCGTGACTGGGTGCTGGCGGAGCGCGGCGCGGCATACCGTGAGGCCGGGCGGTACGACGAGGCGGTGGCGGACCTGACGGCGGCGCTCGCTCTCGACCCGGCGTACACATGGGCACTGGTCAACCGTGGGCAGGCACACCGCGAGACCGGCCGGCTGGACGAGGCGATCGCCGACCTCACCGCCGCTCTGGAGCAGTCCCCCACCCACGTCGCGGCCCTGCTCGAACGCGGGGAGGCCCATCGCCAGAGCGGCCGCCCCGAGGAGGCCGTCGCCGACTTCACCACCGTCCTGGACCGCGACCCGGCCCTGCCCTGGGCCCTTGCCCGTCGCGCGATCGCCCTGCGGGAGGCGGGCCACCACGCCAGGGCGCGCACGGATCTGGAACAGGCCCTGGCGGCCGAACCCGACCACCCCGGAATCCTGTTCGAGAAGGTCATGCTGTCCACGCTGACCTCGGGGTTCGAAGTCTGCCGGGACCAGTGGACGGAGCTCCTCAACGGTCCGGCCGTGTCCGACGAGGGGGACGCCACCCGGTTCTTCGGGCTCTTCCGGGCGCTCCTCCTCGACGTGGAGGACAGGGTCGAGGACGCCACCGAGACGTTCCTGCGCACGGGCCCGGACTGCGACGCCGTCACGGACCTGCTGGGCTACCTGGCCGAGCTCTCCGCCGTGGACGGCACACCCGCCGAACGGGCCCGGCGAAGCCGCCGACTGGTCCTGGAGCGTACCCGGGGCTGA
- a CDS encoding MFS transporter has translation MTNETTWPLVRVLRDREAGLCLSAVVISGFGTSALWLASGVWVKDLTGSDGLAALCLLAMWLPTLAGPLLGTLADRVRRKPLLIGVNVLLGGLLLTLVGVDSPGGLWLLYTVLFVYGAAGVVHDAAESALVATAVGPSLLGEFNGLRMTATEGMKLLAPLAGAGLYTAYGGPGVALLDAATFVLATGVYALLRVREEKPAPPRGSTRRRTAEGARHLWAHPVLRPLVLAGGATMLLAGLNGAMVYAVVDALGRSPAYAGVLYAVQGAGSVVAGLLSGTALRRVGARRFAAYGIALLALGMALRAVPSDPVALGGSAAIGAGLPAVLIAALTSVQRETPGPLLGRVTATAHTLVYAPNVAGLAAGAALVELVNHRPVLVALGLALLATAAPLFAAPAATEAGADR, from the coding sequence ATGACGAACGAAACGACCTGGCCCCTCGTGCGCGTCCTGCGCGACCGCGAGGCCGGGCTCTGCCTCTCCGCCGTGGTGATCTCCGGCTTCGGCACCTCGGCGCTGTGGCTGGCGTCCGGCGTGTGGGTGAAGGACCTCACCGGCTCGGACGGTCTGGCTGCGCTGTGCCTGCTCGCGATGTGGCTGCCGACCCTGGCCGGACCGCTGCTGGGCACACTGGCCGACCGGGTCCGCCGCAAGCCGTTGCTGATCGGCGTGAACGTGCTCCTGGGCGGTCTGCTGCTCACCCTCGTGGGCGTGGACTCCCCGGGCGGGTTGTGGCTGCTGTACACGGTGCTGTTCGTGTACGGCGCGGCGGGCGTGGTCCACGACGCGGCCGAGTCCGCGCTCGTCGCCACCGCCGTGGGCCCCTCCCTGCTGGGCGAGTTCAACGGCCTGCGCATGACGGCCACCGAGGGCATGAAACTGCTGGCCCCGCTGGCCGGCGCGGGCCTGTACACCGCGTACGGCGGCCCGGGCGTCGCCCTCCTGGACGCGGCGACGTTCGTGCTGGCCACGGGGGTGTACGCCCTGCTGCGCGTCCGGGAGGAGAAGCCCGCACCGCCCCGCGGCAGCACCCGGCGGCGCACCGCCGAGGGGGCCCGCCACCTGTGGGCGCACCCCGTGCTGCGTCCTCTCGTCCTGGCGGGCGGCGCCACCATGCTGCTCGCCGGCCTGAACGGGGCGATGGTCTACGCCGTGGTCGACGCTCTCGGACGCTCCCCCGCGTACGCCGGTGTGCTGTACGCCGTGCAGGGCGCCGGGTCGGTCGTGGCCGGCCTGCTGTCCGGCACCGCTCTGCGGCGGGTGGGGGCGCGGCGCTTCGCGGCGTACGGGATCGCGCTGCTGGCGCTCGGGATGGCCCTGCGGGCGGTGCCGTCCGACCCGGTGGCGCTCGGGGGCAGCGCGGCGATCGGGGCCGGGCTGCCCGCCGTGCTGATCGCCGCGCTGACGTCCGTGCAGCGTGAGACGCCCGGCCCGCTGCTGGGCCGGGTCACCGCCACGGCCCACACGCTGGTGTACGCACCGAACGTGGCCGGGCTGGCCGCCGGGGCCGCCCTGGTGGAGCTGGTGAACCACCGACCGGTGCTGGTGGCGCTGGGCCTGGCCCTGCTGGCGACGGCGGCACCACTGTTCGCCGCCCCGGCCGCGACCGAAGCCGGGGCTGACCGGTGA
- a CDS encoding TIGR03086 family metal-binding protein: MTDTTPTLDLGPQTAVLARLAEGVTDEQLQGPTPCPEYAVRNLLGHLAGLAVAFRDAGRKDLGVTTDTSPDAALPDLGPGGREELPKVLAELADAWRDPAAWTGMTRAGGVDLPGEVAGLVAVDELVIHGWDLARATGQAYHPDPAALRVCHDFLAASVDDPGRGEIFGPVVPVGPEAPLLERAVGLSGRDPGWRLKP, translated from the coding sequence ATGACCGACACCACCCCGACCCTCGACCTCGGACCGCAGACGGCGGTCCTGGCGCGGCTGGCCGAAGGCGTCACCGACGAGCAGTTGCAGGGCCCGACACCCTGCCCGGAGTACGCGGTGCGCAACCTGCTGGGGCACCTGGCCGGGCTGGCCGTCGCCTTCCGCGACGCCGGCCGCAAGGACCTGGGCGTCACGACCGACACCAGCCCGGACGCCGCGCTCCCGGACCTCGGCCCCGGCGGGCGCGAGGAACTGCCCAAGGTCCTCGCCGAACTGGCCGACGCCTGGCGCGACCCGGCCGCCTGGACCGGCATGACCCGGGCCGGCGGCGTGGACCTGCCCGGCGAGGTCGCGGGGCTCGTCGCCGTCGACGAACTGGTGATCCACGGCTGGGACCTGGCCCGTGCCACCGGCCAGGCGTACCACCCCGACCCGGCGGCGCTCCGGGTCTGCCACGACTTCCTCGCCGCGAGCGTCGACGACCCGGGCCGGGGCGAGATCTTCGGGCCCGTCGTCCCGGTTGGTCCCGAAGCGCCCCTGCTGGAGCGGGCGGTGGGGCTGAGCGGGCGGGATCCGGGCTGGAGGCTGAAGCCGTAG
- a CDS encoding NAD-dependent epimerase/dehydratase family protein: MPAPRTVLLTGAAGGLGTLMRDLLPAYGYDLRLLDLRPIEGEPDAIVADLADRDAVREAVRGVDAIIHLAGISLEAPFEKILKANIEGTYHLYEAAREEGVGRIVFASSNHAVGYTPRPRGDDPLIPVDTPRRPDTFYGLSKCFGEDLAQLYWDRHGLETVSVRIGSCFPEPTSVRMLSVWMSPADGARLFHAALTAERVGHTVVHGSSANTRLWWDLTSARALGYEPQDDSEPYAEKLIAEQGELRDGNEAHACLGGHFVTDPPIWPY; this comes from the coding sequence ATGCCCGCTCCCCGCACCGTCCTGCTCACCGGCGCCGCCGGCGGCCTCGGCACCCTGATGCGGGACCTGCTCCCTGCCTACGGCTACGACCTGCGCCTGCTGGATCTGCGTCCGATCGAGGGCGAGCCGGACGCGATCGTCGCCGACCTGGCCGACCGGGACGCCGTGCGCGAGGCGGTCCGGGGCGTCGACGCGATCATCCACCTCGCCGGCATCTCCCTGGAAGCCCCCTTCGAGAAGATCCTCAAGGCGAACATCGAGGGCACCTACCACCTGTACGAGGCCGCCCGCGAGGAGGGCGTCGGCAGGATCGTCTTCGCCTCCTCCAACCACGCCGTCGGCTACACCCCGCGCCCCCGGGGCGACGACCCGCTGATCCCGGTCGACACCCCGCGCCGCCCGGACACCTTCTACGGCCTGTCCAAGTGCTTCGGCGAGGACCTCGCACAGCTCTACTGGGACCGGCACGGCCTGGAGACGGTCTCGGTACGGATCGGCTCCTGCTTCCCCGAGCCGACCAGCGTGCGCATGCTCTCGGTGTGGATGAGCCCCGCCGACGGCGCCCGCCTCTTCCACGCGGCCCTGACCGCCGAGCGCGTCGGCCACACCGTCGTCCACGGCTCCTCCGCCAACACCCGGCTGTGGTGGGACCTCACCAGCGCCCGGGCGCTCGGCTACGAACCGCAGGACGACTCCGAGCCGTACGCCGAGAAACTCATCGCCGAGCAGGGCGAACTGCGGGACGGCAACGAGGCCCACGCCTGCCTCGGCGGCCACTTCGTGACCGACCCTCCGATCTGGCCGTACTGA
- a CDS encoding 5-dehydro-4-deoxyglucarate dehydratase, with protein sequence MEPGELVTSAPLAARLDIPSGPLFFPVTAYGPDGSVDLGTYRTHVRRGVEAGAAAVFACCGTGEFHALTPEEFEACVRAAVEAVDGRVPVVAGAGYGTALAVRYARLAEAAGADGLLAMPPYLVVAGQEGLLRHYREVAAATALPVIVYQRDNAVFTPETVVALARTDGIIGLKDGLGDLDLMQRVISAVRTEAPGDFLYFNGLPTAEQTQLAYRALGVTLYSSAVFCFAPEIALAFHRALRTGDDATVEKLLDGFYRPFVDLRAQGSGYAVALVKAGVRLRGLDVGEVRPPLHEPAGDHVKRLADVIERGYALLEEAT encoded by the coding sequence ATGGAACCGGGAGAGCTTGTGACGTCAGCCCCTCTCGCCGCTCGACTCGACATCCCCAGCGGGCCGCTGTTCTTCCCGGTCACCGCCTACGGACCCGACGGCTCCGTGGACCTCGGCACCTACCGCACGCACGTCCGGCGCGGGGTGGAGGCCGGAGCCGCCGCGGTGTTCGCCTGCTGCGGCACCGGCGAGTTCCACGCGCTGACGCCCGAGGAGTTCGAGGCCTGCGTACGGGCCGCCGTGGAGGCCGTCGACGGGCGCGTCCCGGTCGTCGCCGGCGCCGGGTACGGCACCGCGCTCGCCGTGCGCTACGCCCGCCTCGCCGAGGCCGCCGGGGCGGACGGACTGCTCGCCATGCCGCCCTACCTCGTGGTCGCCGGGCAGGAGGGGCTGCTGCGGCACTACCGCGAGGTGGCCGCCGCCACCGCCCTGCCGGTCATCGTCTACCAGCGCGACAACGCCGTGTTCACCCCGGAGACGGTCGTCGCACTCGCCCGCACGGACGGGATCATCGGCCTGAAGGACGGTCTCGGCGACCTCGACCTCATGCAGCGTGTCATCAGCGCCGTCCGCACCGAGGCCCCGGGCGACTTCCTCTACTTCAACGGCCTGCCGACCGCCGAGCAGACCCAGCTCGCCTACCGCGCTCTCGGCGTGACGCTCTACTCGTCCGCCGTGTTCTGCTTCGCGCCGGAGATCGCCCTCGCCTTCCACCGGGCCCTGCGCACCGGCGACGACGCCACCGTGGAGAAGCTCCTGGACGGCTTCTACCGCCCGTTCGTCGACCTGCGCGCCCAGGGCAGCGGCTATGCGGTCGCCCTGGTCAAGGCCGGTGTACGGCTGCGCGGCCTGGACGTCGGGGAGGTGCGGCCCCCGCTGCACGAGCCCGCCGGGGATCATGTGAAGCGGCTCGCCGACGTGATCGAGCGGGGCTACGCGCTGCTGGAGGAGGCCACGTGA